The Pyrenophora tritici-repentis strain M4 chromosome 2, whole genome shotgun sequence genome window below encodes:
- a CDS encoding TT-ORF1 domain containing protein — MTFTSKEEEYGHLTHVSGLSVQEELSSDTSEGQAHASIILSLQRSPITRNRDHKQVVPAAVSVVVSATIYMKIFDLERGVLERHAGAHHRRHLDAQPAVLVRPVDGHAPLNYRMCGRIRGFDAEFGLGRTLPA; from the exons ATGACCTTTACCTCCAAAGAGGAAGAATATGGCCACCTTACACATGTCTCTGGTCTT AGCGTTCAAGAAGAGCTGAGTAGCGACACCAGTGAAGGACAGGCACACGCATCCATTATACTATCTCTCCAGCGCAGCCCGATCACCAGGAACCGCGACCACAAGCAGGTAGTCCCTGCGGCCGTCTCCGTCGTCGTCTCCGCCACCATCTACATGAAGATCTTCGACCTCGAGCGCGGAGTGCTCGAACGCCATGCAGGTGCTCACCATCGTCGCCATCTTGACGCCCAGCCAGCAGTTTTAGTGAGACCTGTTGATGGCCATGCGCCGCTAAACTACCGAATGTGCGGCCGTATTCGTGGTTTTGACGCTGAATTTGGCCTGGGTCGGACTTTGCCCGCATGA